From a region of the Solanum stenotomum isolate F172 chromosome 2, ASM1918654v1, whole genome shotgun sequence genome:
- the LOC125854755 gene encoding probable methyltransferase PMT28 — MRKHNTALTRFGRKVKGSYQSYGLGVKLAAVVILGLCFVFIWSVFSPSSYSVAYQRDTFDDIREPISSANRKKVTSLVPSTKKEQPHNKKLKHRSSSGEKKKRVDRSSLPSKSGGWHKNDKSGVDRKRKGEDLKLPKKADEVKEQELEGSETEVLEKENEEEKIGNDKQEEEKKVVEVKENEKEKTENNSKQEGDGVDGKETEKDEIESNKEEEGEGEGTVDGNEGNGELANTEELDQEAAEKVEDEDEKAKDNGKKDKNLGPLFDPKAHYTWNLCSTRSKHNYIPCIDFESASGKLQNYRHHERSCPKAPQMCLVPLPPGGYETPVSWPESKSKILYKNVAHLKLEAFVKKGSWVVESGDYLTFPMNQSIPKGGIQHYLDFIEEMVPDIEWGKNIRVVLDIGCEDSSFGASLLEKDVLTLTLGLKDDLVDLAQVALERGFPAVVTPFGTRRLPFPSGVFDAIHCNDCHASWHSNGGKHLIEMNRILRPGGYFILSSKHSSIEVEEAMSTLTASICWNILADKTDEISDIRIKLYQKPQANDIYQLRRKKVPPLCKANENPDASWYVPIKFCLHTIPESIEQRGTEWPEEWPKRLETYPDWMSNREKLIADSEHWKAIVDHSYLVGLGIDWSNIRNVMDMKAINGGFAAALAQQKVWVMNVIPVHAPNTLPIVFERGLIGVYHDWCEAFGTYPRSYDLLHADHLFSRLKNRCKHPIVIVVEMDRILRPGGWGIIRDKVEILDPLEKILRSLHWEIRMTFAKDKEGILCAQKTMWRP, encoded by the exons ATGAGGAAGCACAACACAGCTTTAACAAGATTTGGGAGAAAGGTAAAAGGTTCATATCAATCTTATGGTCTTGGTGTTAAGTTAGCTGCAGTAGTAATTTTGGgtctttgttttgtattcatTTGGTCTGTGTTTTCACCTTCTTCTTATTCAGTAGCCTATCAAAGGGACACTTTTGATGATATTAGAGAACCTATCTCATCTGCAAATAGGAAAAAGGTTACATCTTTGGTTCCTTCAACCAAGAAAGAACAACCCCATAATAAGAAATTGAAACATAGATCAAGTTCTggtgagaaaaagaaaagggttGATAGGTCTTCTTTGCCTTCAAAATCTGGTGGTTGGCATAAGAATGATAAAAGTGGAGTTGATAGGAAGAGAAAGGGTGAGGATCTGAAGTTACCAAAAAAGGCTGATGAGGTAAAGGAACAAGAATTGGAAGGATCTGAAACTGAAGTGTTGGAGAAGGAGAATGAGGAAGAGAAAATAGGAAATGATAAgcaagaagaagagaaaaaagtagttgaagttaaagagaatgagaaagaaaaaacagaaaataatagTAAACAAGAAGGAGATGGAGTGGATGGTAAAGAGACTGAGAAAGACGAAATAGAAagtaataaagaagaagaaggagaaggagaaggaacAGTAGATGGTAATGAAGGTAATGGTGAATTAGCTAATACTGAGGAGTTGGATCAAGAGGCTGCTGAGAAAGTGGAGGATGAGGATGAGAAAGCTAAAGATAATGGGAAGAAGGATAAGAATTTAGGACCATTATTTGATCCAAAAGCACATTATACTTGGAATTTATGTAGCACTAGAAGCAAGCACAATTACATTCCTTGCATTGACTTTGAAAGTGCCAGTGGAAAGTTGCAGAATTATCGGCATCACGAAAGAAGTTGTCCTAAAGCACCTCAAATGTGTCTTGTTCCCCTTCCTCCTGGTGGTTATGAGACTCCAGTAAGCTGGCCTGAGAGTAAGTCAAAG ATACTTTATAAAAATGTGGCACACCTGAAACTAGAGGCATTTGTTAAGAAAGGGAGCTGGGTGGTGGAGTCTGGAGATTATCTCACTTTTCCGATGAACCAATCTATACCCAAAGGTGGAATTCAACACTACCTAGATTTCATAGAAGAG ATGGTACCAGACATTGAATGGGGGAAGAATATCCGTGTTGTGCTGGATATTGGATGTGAAGATTCAAGCTTTGGGGCTTCTCTACTTGAAAAAGATGTGTTAACACTTACTCTAGGCTTAAAAGATGACCTTGTGGATCTAGCACAAGTTGCACTTGAGCGTGGTTTTCCAGCAGTAGTTACCCCATTCGGAACTCGGAGGCTTCCCTTTCCTAGTGGTGTCTTTGATGCTATTCACTGCAATGATTGCCATGCATCTTGGCATTCTAATG GAGGAAAGCATCTTATAGAGATGAACAGAATTTTGAGGCCTGGaggttattttattttgtcttcaAAGCACAGTAGCATTGAAGTTGAAGAAG CTATGTCCACATTGACAGCATCAATCTGTTGGAACATCCTCGCTGATAAAACTGATGAAATCAGTGATATCAGGATTAAGTTATACCAAAAACCACAAGCAAATGACATATACCAATTGAGAAGGAAAAAAGTTCCACCTCTATGCAAAGCAAATGAGAACCCAGATGCATCCTG GTATGTGCCGATTAAATTTTGCTTGCACACAATTCCTGAATCCATAGAACAACGAGGAACCGAATGGCCTGAGGAGTGGCCAAAGAGACTTGAAACTTATCCCGACTGGATGAGCAATAGAGAGAAATTGATCGCAGACAGTGAGCACTGGAAAGCTATTGTTGACCATTCTTATCTAGTTGGCTTGGGTATTGATTGGTCCAACATTCGGAATGTAATGGATATGAAAGCCATCAATGGAGG ATTTGCAGCAGCTCTTGCACAGCAGAAGGTGTGGGTGATGAATGTTATTCCTGTACATGCACCAAACACCCTTCCCATAGTCTTTGAAAGAGGACTTATTGGCGTGTACCACGATTGGTGTGAGGCTTTTGGTACTTATCCAAGATCATACGACCTTCTACATGCAGATCATCTCTTCTCAAGGCTTAAGAACAG GTGCAAGCATCccattgtgattgtggttgagATGGACCGTATATTACGGCCTGGTGGCTGGGGAATCATACGTGACAAGGTCGAAATACTTGATCCATTAGAGAAAATATTGAGAAGCTTGCACTGGGAGATACGAATGACTTTTGCCAAAGATAAGGAAGGCATCCTTTGTGCTCAAAAGACAATGTGGAGACCTTGA
- the LOC125855185 gene encoding DUF21 domain-containing protein At1g47330 yields MADVPCCGTEFFVFILVIIGLVLFAGLMAGLTLGLMSLGLVDLEVLSKSGRPQDRIHASKILPVVKNQHLLLCTLLIGNSLAMESLPIFLDKLVPSWAAVLVSVTLILMFGEIIPQAICTRYGLTVGATVAPLVQLLLWLFFPIAYPISKVLDWMLGKGHAALLRRAELKTFVDFHGNEAGKGGDLTHDETTIIAGALELTEKTAKDAMTPISKAFSLDLDGTLNLETLNAIMTMGHSRVPVYYRKSTNIIGLILVKNLLAVHSEENSVPLRKMLIRKIPRVSENMPLYDILNEFQKGHSHIAVVYKDLNETKDMPVNDKDADSTTLKSNSHDIKTALHKVDDDQVPKKSPPPTPAFKKRHKGCSFCILDLENTPIPEIPSNQEVVGVITMEDVIEELLQEEILDETDEYVNIHNRIKVNMNSSQDFSAEQNSSTQLLQAL; encoded by the exons atggcagaTGTGCCGTGTTGTGGAACAgaattttttgtgtttattttggTAATTATAGGATTGGTGTTGTTTGCTGGTTTGATGGCTGGTCTTACACTTGGTCTTATGTCTCTTGGACTTGTCGACCTTGAAGTTCTCAGCAAATCTGGTCGTCCACAAGATCGTATTCATGCCT CTAAAATACTTCCAGTCGTAAAAAACCAACACCTTTTGCTTTGCACACTCTTGATCGGCAACTCTTTAGCAATGGAG TCTCTTCCAATTTTCTTGGACAAGCTTGTACCTTCATGGGCAGCTGTACTGGTATCTGTGACACTGATTCTCATGTTCGGAGAG ATAATTCCTCAAGCAATCTGTACTCGCTATGGATTGACAGTTGGAGCTACTGTAGCACCTTTAGTTCAGCTTCTTCTCTGGTTATTCTTCCCCATTGCTTATCCAATTAGTAAG GTCTTGGATTGGATGTTAGGTAAGGGGCACGCTGCCCTTCTGCGAAGAGCTGAGCTAAAAACGTTTGTGGATTTCCATGGCAATGAG GCTGGAAAAGGAGGGGATTTGACACATGATGAAACAACAATAATTGCTGGAGCACTGGAGTTGACAGAAAAAACTGCAAAAGATGCGATGACTCCAATATCAAAAGCTTTTTCTCTTGATCTGGACGGAACACTTAACTT GGAAACACTAAATGCTATAATGACAATGGGGCATAGCAGAGTTCCTGTTTACTACAGAAAGTCGACAAATATTATAGGactaattttg GTTAAAAATCTTTTGGCGGTTCACTCGGAAGAAAATTCAGTCCCCCTGAGGAAAATGTTGATAAGAAAAATTCCGAG GGTTTCTGAAAACATGCCTCTGTAtgacattttgaatgaatttcagAAGGGCCATAGCCACATTGCTGTTGTATATAAAGATCTGAATGAGACGAAAGATATGCCAGTGAATGATAAAG ATGCTGATAGCACAACACTAAAATCCAACTCGCATGACATTAAGACTGCATTACATAAGGTTGATGACGACCAAGTCCCAAAGAAATCTCCTCCCCCTACTCCTGCTTTTAAGAAGAGACACAAAGGTTGCTCATTTTGTATTTTGGATTTGGAAAACACTCCAATACCAGAGATCCCTTCCAATCAAGAAGTTGTTGGTGTTATTACTATGGAAGATGTCATTGAGGAGCTTCTTCAG GAGGAGATATTGGATGAAACTGATGAATATGTCAACATTCATAACAG GATAAAGGTGAACATGAATTCTTCACAAGATTTTTCAGCTGAACAGAATTCCTCAACTCAGCTGCTCCAGGCCCTCTGA
- the LOC125854498 gene encoding uncharacterized protein LOC125854498 isoform X2, with the protein MTPPSITLIPSSTTTTIPPTPLKPPPSVQQPLPPLEAKFFNRRNAVVWLSLIAPLTHPASALSFGISGPKEWLRDQKKKTAKYLLAPIEASRNILRYANLLLTRTEPEFGEKELEEVQSLLRSAARDCVPQERNSFVQFQSKSGVEVCTFQLVVKNASSLLPDKDPVKLAAEAKLIDLIRSFASLSDMANEFDVQVASNRQKVANALMDTVTCLDNFEQGVKECLEV; encoded by the exons ATGACTCCGCCGAGTATCACCCTTATCCCTTCCTCCACCACAACCACCATCCCTCCGACGCCCCTGAAACCACCGCCGTCGGTGCAGCAACCACTGCCGCCGCTCGAAGCAAAGTTTTTCAACCGTAGAAATGCCGTCGTTTGGCTCTCACTCATTGCTCCTCTCACTCATCCTGCCTCCGCTCTCTCCTTCGGCATAT CAGGACCAAAAGAATGGCTAAGAGATCAGAAGAAGAAGACTGCGAAGTACCTTTTGGCTCCAATCGAGGCTTCTAGAAACATCCTCCGATATGCTAATCTCTTACTTA CTAGAACTGAACCGGAATTTGGTGAAAAGGAACTTGAAGAAGTTCAGAGCTTATTGAGATCTGCTGCAAGGGATTGTGTGCCTCAAGAGAGAAATTCCTTCGTTCAGTTTCAATCAAAATCAGGAGTTGAG GTTTGCACTTTCCAGTTGGTTGTGAAAAATGCTTCTTCTTTGCTTCCTGACAAGGACCCGGTAAAGTTAGCAGCTGAAGCCAAACTTATTGATCTCATAAG GTCTTTTGCTTCTCTCAGTGACATGGCAAATGAATTCGATGTGCAAGTTGCTTCTAATAG acaAAAGGTTGCAAATGCTCTCATGGATACAGTGACCTGTCTGGACAACTTTGAGCAAGGCGTCAAGGAATGCCTTGAAGTTTGA
- the LOC125855563 gene encoding reticuline oxidase-like, whose amino-acid sequence MKLILIILFLFISLILSSIATNSTNIVTCLMNYNVSNFSVYKTGDDGSYYSNLLDFSIQNLRFAESFMPKPMVIIVPESKEQLVSSVMCCIRSSYEIRVRCGGHSYEGTSSVTLEGGSSFVIIDLMKLDDVSLDLESGTAWVQGGATLGQTYYAISRASNVHGFAAGSCPTVGVGGHISGGGFGFLSRKYGLAADNVVDALLVDAEGRILDRESMGEDVYWAIRGGGGGIWGVIYAWKIQLLKVPKIVTSFILSRPGSKRNVSQLVHKWQLVAPKLDDEFYLSVSIRGIASRGIHEMNAQFNGFYLGPRTKAISVLSNAFPELSIQKHDFKEMSWIKSILFFSELDNTSNVSLLKQRYFEKKSYFKAKSDYVKTPISMDGIMTTLDVLEKEPKGHIILDPYGGVMERISEDAIAFPHRKGNLFGIQYLVEWGKKDNSITKSNAYIEWIREFYNTMAPFVSSAPRAAYVNYIDLDLGVMDNLLINTNAGHAMERARVWGQKYFLNNYDRLVKAKTIIDPLNVFRHQQGIPPMFATIQERNYSIE is encoded by the coding sequence ATGAAACTAATTTTGATCatattattcttatttatttctcttattCTATCTTCCATCGCTACGAATAGCACAAACATTGTTACATGTTTGATGAATTACAATGTTAGTAACTTCTCTGTTTACAAAACAGGGGATGATGGTAGTTATTACTCTAACTTACTTGATTTTTCTATTCAGAATCTCCGTTTCGCGGAGTCATTCATGCCTAAACCAATGGTTATTATTGTACCGGAGAGTAAGGAGCAGCTAGTGAGCAGTGTTATGTGTTGCATACGAAGTTCGTATGAGATTAGAGTAAGGTGTGGAGGACATAGTTATGAAGGGACTTCATCGGTTACCTTGGAGGGTGGTTCGTCGTTTGTGATCATTGATTTGATGAAATTAGATGATGTTTCGTTGGATTTGGAGTCAGGAACGGCTTGGGTGCAGGGTGGAGCTACGCTAGGTCAGACTTATTATGCAATCTCCCGAGCAAGCAATGTTCATGGATTTGCAGCTGGTTCTTGTCCAACTGTGGGCGTTGGTGGACATATTTCCGGGGGTGGTTTTGGTTTTTTGTCAAGAAAGTATGGACTTGCTGCTGATAATGTGGTGGACGCGCTTCTAGTTGATGCAGAAGGAAGGATATTAGACCGCGAATCCATGGGAGAAGATGTGTATTGGGCGATTagaggtggtggtggtggaatATGGGGAGTCATATATGCTTGGAAAATCCAATTGCTCAAAGTACCTAAGATTGTCACTAGTTTCATACTCTCTAGGCCTGGATCCAAACGTAACGTGTCTCAACTAGTTCACAAATGGCAACTAGTTGCACCAAAATTAGACGATGAATTTTACCTATCTGTCTCCATTAGAGGCATTGCTAGTAGAGGAATTCATGAAATGAATGCCCAATTCAACGGATTTTACCTAGGTCCAAGAACTAAAGCCATTTCCGTCTTGAGCAATGCCTTTCCTGAATTGAGCATTCAAAAACATGACTTCAAAGAAATGAGTTGGATCAAGTCCATACTTTTCTTTTCTGAATTAGATAACACTTCCAACGTCTCCCTTTTAAAACAACGCTACTTTGAGAAAAAATCATACTTCAAAGCCAAGTCGGACTATGTTAAGACTCCAATTTCAATGGATGGCATAATGACAACTCTTGATGTACTTGAGAAAGAGCCAAAGGGACACATTATATTGGACCCTTATGGTGGAGTAATGGAGAGAATTAGTGAGGACGCTATTGCTTTCCCTCATAGAAAGGGTAACCTTTTTGGAATTCAATATCTAGTAGAGTGGGGAAAAAAGGATAATAGTATCACCAAGAGCAATGCGTACATAGAGTGGATAAGGGAGTTTTACAATACAATGGCACCCTTTGTTTCAAGCGCGCCTAGGGCAGCTTATGTCAATTACATAGATTTGGACCTTGGAGTGATGGACAACTTATTGATAAATACTAATGCTGGCCATGCAATGGAGAGAGCTCGCGTTTGGGGtcaaaaatatttcttgaaTAACTATGATAGGTTGGTCAAGGCTAAGACAATAATTGACCCGCTAAATGTTTTTCGACATCAACAAGGCATCCCTCCCATGTTCGCCACAATACAAGAGCGTAACTATAGTATCGAGTGA
- the LOC125855330 gene encoding agglutinin-like, producing MGNQVSYDEVDQIMVEAWGGSGGSEWNYKFKSPIIEILINHGEVIDSIMFITMNEQGDKIESPRFGGNGGRRDKVVIEAAPLEFLRGIKGTYGNHGGKLVVKSLSFITNGKNIYGPFGKEAGGTPFSFVMKEGGAIVGLHGRAGLYLDAIGIYLKKLTSPKKDEEKLEPSEPMVEEIEIHDKMDVMKTIVPKSAGPWGGCSGKGWDDGVFFTIKQVQVHEALHSSAISAIQIEYEKRLDKTSVWSQLHGLEPGAKITTKINVDGTDEFFIGIEGYYSPVDQNGGQDTIRQITFYTNKEKYGPYGIEIGTYFSSSAARGKIVGFHGKSGVFLNAIGVHMEYF from the exons ATG GGAAATCAAGTGAGTTATgatgaagttgatcaaataatgGTAGAGGCATGGGGAGGAAGTGGTGGATCAGAATGGAATTACAAGTTTAAAAGTCCAATTATAGAGATATTGATAAATCATGGAGAAGTTATAGACTCCATCATGTTTATTACTATGAATGAACAAGGAGATAAAATAGAATCACCAAGATTTGGTGGCAATGGAGGTCGAAGAGACAAG GTTGTTATTGAGGCGGCTCCCttggaatttttgagagggatcAAGGGCACATATGGAAATCACGGTGGCAAATTGGTTGTAAAATCTCTAAGTTTTATAACAAATGGAAAGAATATTTATGGACCATTTGGTAAAGAGGCTGGTGGGACTCCATTTTCATTTGTGATGAAAGAAGGTGGAGCTATTGTTGGATTACATGGGCGAGCTGGCTTGTACCTCGATGCTATTGGTATTTATTTGAAGAAACTAACTTCACCAAAAAAAGATGAGGAAAAACTTGAGCCAAGTGAACCAATGGTGGAAGAAATTGAAATTCATGAC aaaatggatgtgatgaaGACTATTGTGCCAAAAAGTGCTGGACCTTGGGGTGGATGTAGTGGAAAAGGTTGGGATGATGGAGTATTTTTTACTATAAAACAAGTGCAAGTTCATGAGGCTTTACATAGCTCAGCTATATCAGCAATTCAAATTGAGTATGAAAAGAGATTAGATAAAACATCAGTTTGGTCACAACTTCATGGTCTTGAACCTGGGGCAAAAATAACTACAAAG ATAAACGTTGATGGTACTGATGAATTCTTTATTGGAATCGAAGGATATTATAGTCCCGTGGATCAAAATGGGGGCCAAGACACAATAAGacaaattacattttatacaaataaagaaaaatatggaCCTTATGGAATTGAAATTGGAACTTATTTTAGCTCCTCAGCAGCTAGAGGGAAAATTGTTGGTTTTCATGGAAAAAGTGGTGTTTTCTTGAATGCTATTGGTGTCCATATGGAATATTTCTAA
- the LOC125854696 gene encoding agglutinin-like, whose protein sequence is MKEYHQPSYDQAKLMLIEPWGGTSGSEWNYKLTNPIKEILIAHGDNVIDSIIFRTIGQQGIIDSPKFGGNGGYRKTKVTIENAPGEYLTGIRGKLGYYVGNLVVKSLYFSTNLKCYGPVGGNEVGSTSFSLVLKVNGAILGFHGRSGAFLYAIGVYLQNVTPPEQIKQLKQPKVEESPHEFPNKLDVMKCIQPRSPGPWGGYSGKGWDDGVFCTIKQVHIYMNTIISAICGIQIEYEKKDKMSVWSQLHGGFGIGAGNHDNIYVDGENEFLIGIEGYYSLVKENGGLDTLRQIAFYTNKGKYGPYGIEIGTYFSSSAARGKIVGFHGKSGVFLNAIGVHMEYF, encoded by the exons ATGAAGGAATATCATCAACCAAGTTATGATCAAGCAAAGTTAATGTTGATTGAACCATGGGGAGGCACAAGTGGATCAGAATGGAATTACAAGCTCACAAATCCCATTAAAGAGATACTAATAGCTCATGGTGATAATGTTATAGACTCCATTATTTTCAGAACAATTGGTCAACAAGGTATAATTGATTCACCAAAATTTGGTGGCAATGGGGGTTATAGAAAAACTAAg GTTACTATTGAAAATGCCCCTGGAGAATATTTGACAGGTATCAGAGGCAAACTGGGGTATTATGTTGGCAATTTGGTTgtaaaatctctctatttttcgACTAATCTGAAGTGTTATGGACCGGTTGGTGGGAACGAGGTGGGAAGTACCTCGTTTTCACTCGTGTTGAAAGTAAATGGCGCGATTCTGGGATTCCATGGACGTTCTGGAGCGTTCCTTTATGCTATTGGCGTTTATTTGCAGAATGTCACACCACCtgaacaaataaaacaattaaaacaacCTAAAGTTGAAGAAAGTCCTCACGAGTTCCCCAAT AAATTGGACGTGATGAAGTGTATTCAACCGCGAAGCCCCGGACCTTGGGGAGGATATAGTGGAAAAGGTTGGGATGATGGTGTATTTTGTACTATCAAACAAGTACATATTTATATGAACACAATAATTTCAGCTATATGTGGAATTCAAATTGAGTatgaaaagaaagacaaaatgTCAGTTTGGTCACAACTTCATGGTGGTTTTGGTATTGGAGCTGGAAATCATGACAAT ATATATGTTGATGGTGAAAACGAGTTCTTGATTGGAATTGAAGGATATTATAGTCTAGTGAAGGAAAATGGAGGCCTTGATACATTAAGACAAATTGCATTTTATACAAATAAGGGAAAATATGGACCTTATGGAATTGAAATTGGAACTTATTTTAGTTCTTCAGCAGCTAGAGGAAAAATTGTTGGTTTTCATGGGAAAAGTGGTGTTTTCTTAAATGCTATTGGTGTTCATATGGAATATTTCTAA
- the LOC125854498 gene encoding uncharacterized protein LOC125854498 isoform X1: protein MTPPSITLIPSSTTTTIPPTPLKPPPSVQQPLPPLEAKFFNRRNAVVWLSLIAPLTHPASALSFGISGPKEWLRDQKKKTAKYLLAPIEASRNILRYANLLLIALYLTARTEPEFGEKELEEVQSLLRSAARDCVPQERNSFVQFQSKSGVEVCTFQLVVKNASSLLPDKDPVKLAAEAKLIDLIRSFASLSDMANEFDVQVASNRQKVANALMDTVTCLDNFEQGVKECLEV from the exons ATGACTCCGCCGAGTATCACCCTTATCCCTTCCTCCACCACAACCACCATCCCTCCGACGCCCCTGAAACCACCGCCGTCGGTGCAGCAACCACTGCCGCCGCTCGAAGCAAAGTTTTTCAACCGTAGAAATGCCGTCGTTTGGCTCTCACTCATTGCTCCTCTCACTCATCCTGCCTCCGCTCTCTCCTTCGGCATAT CAGGACCAAAAGAATGGCTAAGAGATCAGAAGAAGAAGACTGCGAAGTACCTTTTGGCTCCAATCGAGGCTTCTAGAAACATCCTCCGATATGCTAATCTCTTACTTA TTGCTTTGTACTTGACAGCTAGAACTGAACCGGAATTTGGTGAAAAGGAACTTGAAGAAGTTCAGAGCTTATTGAGATCTGCTGCAAGGGATTGTGTGCCTCAAGAGAGAAATTCCTTCGTTCAGTTTCAATCAAAATCAGGAGTTGAG GTTTGCACTTTCCAGTTGGTTGTGAAAAATGCTTCTTCTTTGCTTCCTGACAAGGACCCGGTAAAGTTAGCAGCTGAAGCCAAACTTATTGATCTCATAAG GTCTTTTGCTTCTCTCAGTGACATGGCAAATGAATTCGATGTGCAAGTTGCTTCTAATAG acaAAAGGTTGCAAATGCTCTCATGGATACAGTGACCTGTCTGGACAACTTTGAGCAAGGCGTCAAGGAATGCCTTGAAGTTTGA
- the LOC125854497 gene encoding uncharacterized protein LOC125854497: MSNQQNGSLPDFILPDSLYTETIREVHSAVEHDWDSLRQSACQTAAGRALWKHVIHDPLAELLAGETYLKKLYEKIKKDILNNAKEISGVIIAVRTLWFDKGIEAALTSFDGGGAQVVILGAGMDTRAYRLSCLKDSNMFEVDFPEVLQMKTTIVEAATETTDEQKHQLMMAKSLNRVAADLREKDWLEKLQESGLNLNTNTVWVLEGILYYLSHSNAMEVLKIIANNCTSAHTVLLADFMNKQSTTMSSSNFHFYSDYPDELLPSLGFSDVKLSQIGDPDAHFGLLHDPLNLFNKLRNLPRSLQTHPDDGTPCCRLYLLQASGEPPNKTIL, translated from the exons ATGTCTAATCAACAAAATGGTAGCTTGCCTGATTTTATACTACCTGATTCTTTGTACACTGAAACCATCAGAGAAGTTCATTCAGCTGTCGAACATGATTGGGATTCCTTGAGACAATCAGCATGTCAAACTGCAGCAGGAAGGGCGCTATGGAAACATGTGATCCATGATCCACTAGCAGAGTTACTTGCAGGGGAGACGTACCTGAAAAAATTGTATGAGAAGATTAAGAAAGATATCCTCAACAATGCTAAAGAGATTTCTGGTGTTATCATTGCAGTTAGGACACTATGGTTTGATAAGGGAATTGAAGCAGCTCTTACTTCTTTTGATGGCGGAGGAGCACAAGTTGTCATTCTTGGAGCAG GTATGGATACAAGGGCATATCGTTTGAGTTGCTTGAAGGACAGCAACATGTTTGAGGTTGATTTTCCAGAGGTCTTGCAGATGAAAACCACTATTGTAGAAGCAGCAACAGAAACAACAGATGAACAAAAGCACCAACTGATGATGGCAAAATCATTGAACAGAGTGGCAGCGGACTTGAGAGAAAAGGACTGGCTTGAAAAGCTTCAAGAATCAGGCTTAAATCTAAATACGAATACAGTGTGGGTATTAGAGGGAATTCTCTACTATCTCTCTCACTCAAATGCAATGGAAGTACTGAAGATTATAGCAAATAACTGTACCTCTGCTCATACAGTACTCTTAGCAGACTTCATGAACAAGCAATCAACCACAATGTCCAGCTCAAATTTCCATTTCTATAGCGACTATCCTGATGAGTTATTGCCATCACTAGGATTTTCTGATGTTAAACTTTCTCAAATTGGTGACCCAGATGCACATTTCGGGTTATTGCATGACCCACTAAATTTGTTCAACAAGTTGCGCAACTTGCCCAGGTCACTTCAAACTCACCCAGATGATGGAACACCATGTTGTAGGTTGTATTTGCTTCAGGCTTCTGGAGAACCACCAAACAAGACTATTTTGTGA